The following DNA comes from Desulforegulaceae bacterium.
GGCTTTTTAAGATGAAGTCTGAGTTTGATGTAGAAACTCAGGAGATGCGTTCTGAATTAAGGGTTCAGGAAAAAAGGCTGATTCAGAAAGAAGAAAACCTTGAAAACAAAGAAAGGCTTATTGATGAAAAGGACAGCGGTCTTTCTGTTTTATCAAAAGAACTTGAAAAAAGAGAAAAAGCTACTTTAGAAGAAGAATTAAGGCTGGCTGGTCTTGTTGCTGAGCAGCAGTCCCAGTTGGAAAAAATTTCTGGGCTTACCAAGGAAGAGGCTAAGGCAATTCTTTTAAGAGAAATGGAAGAAGATGCAAGATACGAAGGCTCAAAACTTGTTAAAAGAATTACTTCAGAAGCCCAGGAGCAGGCGGACAAAGAAGCTAGAAAAATTATTGCAACTGCAATTCAAAGATATTCAGGGGATTATGTTGCTGAAAGAACAGTTTCTGTTGTCGAACTTCCAAATGATGATATGAAAGGAAGAATCATTGGCCGTGAGGGAAGAAATATCAGGGCCCTTGAAGCTGCAACTGGAATTGATCTTATAATTGACGATACTCCTGAAGCTGTTATTCTTTCAGGGTTTAATCCCGTGAGAAGAGAAGTTGCAAGAATTGCTCTTACAAAGCTTATTGCAGACGGAAGAATTCATCCTGCAAGAATAGAAGAGATTGTTCTTTCAGTTGAAGAAGAAGTCAATAAGACAATTAAGGAAGCCGGAGAGCAGGCCGCTTTTGACTTGGGAGTTCATGGAATTGATCCTGAGCTTATCATGGTTATTGGTCGTTTGAAATTTAGAACAAGCTATGCTCAGAATATGCTTCAGCATTCCATTGAAGTTGGATTTTTGTGTGGAATTATGGCTGCCGAGCTTGGTCTTGATATTAAGCTTGCCAGAAGAATGGGTCTTTTACATGATATTGGAAAGGCCATTGATCATGAGGTTGAAGGTCCCCATGCTCTTATTGGAGCGAAAATTGCTGCTAAAAATGGTGAGTCAGAAGCTGTGGTTCAGGCCATAGCAGCCCATCATGAGGATGTTCCTCCGGAAACAGTTTACGACCTTCTTGTTCAGTCTGCAGACTCTTTGTCAGGGGCAAGGCCTGGAGCTAGAAAAGAGCTTCTTGAAAATTATGTGAAAAGACTTGAAGACCTTGAGCATATTGCCTGCGGTTTTGGCGGGGTTTCTGGTGCTTATGCAATTCAGGCCGGGCGTGAGCTTCGGGTAATTGTTGAAAGTTCCAAAATATCTGATGATGAGGCTGTGGTGCTTAGCCATGATATTGCCAGGTCGGTTGAAGAGCAGCTTACTTTTCCTGGGCAGATCAAGGTTACTGTTATTCGTGAGGTTCGGGCTGTGGGGTATGCTAATAAATAACTTGCTTCTTCAGTGAAAATCAGGCAGTTAATTTGATTCGGTGCTGGTAATCTGGGGATCCAAGAGAGTTTGGAAACTTGAGATAAATGCCTGGAAGCCGGCCCGAAAGGGCAATTGTAAATAAAACAAATAAAAAATATAAACAGCGGAGATTAGAGAAATGCATGTAATAGATGAGTTTAAAAAAAGAGGTTTTGTTGATACTTTCACAAATGAGGAAGGTCTTTATCAATATCTTTCATCTCCGCAGTCATGTTATATAGGTTTTGATCCAACAGCTTCAAGTCTTCATGTGGGGAGTCTTGTTCCCATAATGTCTCTTGCACATATGCAAAGAGCTGGACACAGACCCATTGCCCTTGTGGGCGGAGGTACTGGAATGATAGGTGACCCCAGTGGAAAAACAGAGATGAGAAATATGCTCACTGTTGAAGCCGTTGAATTTAATAAAAACGGAATAAAAAATCAATTATCCAAGTTCATAGATTTTGGTGATGATAAGGCCAAAATGGTGGATAATGCCGACTGGCTTCTTGATTTAAAATATATAGATTTCCTTAGAGATGTTGGGCGGTTTTTTAGTATTAACCGGATGATAAAAATGGAAAGTTATAAATCAAGATTTGAATCTGAGACCGGATTAAGCTTTATTGAATTTAACTATACAATAATGCAGGCTTATGATTTTAAGGTGCTTTCAGAGGTTGAAGAATGCTTTCTTCAGATGGGTGGAAGCGACCAATGGGGAAATATTATAGCTGGGGTTGATCTTGTTCGCAGAACCCGTCAAAAAGAAGCTTTTGGCCTTACTTTTCCTCTTATTACAAACAGCAGCGGTACCAAAATGGGAAAAACTGAAAAAGGTACTGTCTGGCTTGATGCTGAAAAAACCTCTCCTTATGATTATTATCAGTTTTGGATTAATACTGAAGATAATGATGTTTCAAAGTTTTTGTCTCTTTTTACCTTTCTTCCTGTTGAAGAAATTGAAGAGGTGTCAAAACTTGAAGGAAGTGATTTGAACTCAGCAAAGTCAATCCTTGCTTTTGAAGCTACCAAGCTTGCCCATGGAGAAGACAATGCTGTTAAGGCTTACGAGGCTTCAACGGCATTGTTTGGAGCAAGGGAAATTCCAGAAAACCTTCTTCCTTCAAGCAAAGTTTTTAGAAAATCTGTGGCTGCCAAAGGCGAATCCGTACCTTCTTCTGTATTTGAAAAAGCAAGGTTTGGAAAAGGTTTCGGGGTTCTTGATCTTTTTAAGGAAGCTGGTCTTTGCAAGAGTACAAGCGAAGCAAGAAGGCTTGTTCAGCAGGGTGGT
Coding sequences within:
- the rny gene encoding ribonuclease Y, with translation MGENFIILVLFAFAAGFGVAWWIKNSIIENSLNAAKQEAQRIVAEARQKAENLQKEAQIEAKDRLFKMKSEFDVETQEMRSELRVQEKRLIQKEENLENKERLIDEKDSGLSVLSKELEKREKATLEEELRLAGLVAEQQSQLEKISGLTKEEAKAILLREMEEDARYEGSKLVKRITSEAQEQADKEARKIIATAIQRYSGDYVAERTVSVVELPNDDMKGRIIGREGRNIRALEAATGIDLIIDDTPEAVILSGFNPVRREVARIALTKLIADGRIHPARIEEIVLSVEEEVNKTIKEAGEQAAFDLGVHGIDPELIMVIGRLKFRTSYAQNMLQHSIEVGFLCGIMAAELGLDIKLARRMGLLHDIGKAIDHEVEGPHALIGAKIAAKNGESEAVVQAIAAHHEDVPPETVYDLLVQSADSLSGARPGARKELLENYVKRLEDLEHIACGFGGVSGAYAIQAGRELRVIVESSKISDDEAVVLSHDIARSVEEQLTFPGQIKVTVIREVRAVGYANK
- the tyrS gene encoding tyrosine--tRNA ligase translates to MHVIDEFKKRGFVDTFTNEEGLYQYLSSPQSCYIGFDPTASSLHVGSLVPIMSLAHMQRAGHRPIALVGGGTGMIGDPSGKTEMRNMLTVEAVEFNKNGIKNQLSKFIDFGDDKAKMVDNADWLLDLKYIDFLRDVGRFFSINRMIKMESYKSRFESETGLSFIEFNYTIMQAYDFKVLSEVEECFLQMGGSDQWGNIIAGVDLVRRTRQKEAFGLTFPLITNSSGTKMGKTEKGTVWLDAEKTSPYDYYQFWINTEDNDVSKFLSLFTFLPVEEIEEVSKLEGSDLNSAKSILAFEATKLAHGEDNAVKAYEASTALFGAREIPENLLPSSKVFRKSVAAKGESVPSSVFEKARFGKGFGVLDLFKEAGLCKSTSEARRLVQQGGCYINENRVESSDYFVTEADFEADELVLRAGKKRYHKIILK